From Drosophila yakuba strain Tai18E2 chromosome 2L, Prin_Dyak_Tai18E2_2.1, whole genome shotgun sequence, one genomic window encodes:
- the LOC6527033 gene encoding E3 ubiquitin-protein ligase lubel isoform X3 codes for MTTHQLLNKNVRSMPSWVTEANDRIGPKPPPTPPNGVAGGLPKAPALPPKAKSTPEPDYEIIEFSSQQYSNEPMKTTVIRTKTPDNKLKCTLCGSQNPWVTCAECAGQIFCASCDDMFHKHPKRKQHMRKAVEQGIPPIPPKAQPGGGAPPPVAPPRRTKRGLLTPFLGRKDQMLPPPSPTPSHKSLGGWRGSLGGGATPPVPPVANSNQMNQMNNRPLPEPPRSEGGGSSRSGTPKSVFDAIQRPPSVQLEKIKSKASATLDRMAILQQRYRQQKARQDLSANSEQAAGAQRRQMSTSVFNLNSNPRRPLAETQNGSAWLANQRIQQAQSMAQLNCAGCQQSQQQPGWPQHPHHLHAQHQHPDQWSQFGSQQQFNNSNLSLNVGPGYISQQHHPHYPPPVFMTQRGMMPNVYPGAPGYPMMHPGVMGMPPSAASRAASRSRYAASPTPSRKSMSLRRKRNSYVDDELTDDEDSDQDDRRSLVSNRSGMTSASRSQHHQNHHQPRQRRLSSASQLIASDELDGDQRHGMRQHKMRDRRGSIAKSVQSEWLPERRENEGTLTRNKTATDSARTSRIYSDLESEGSAARALVQAKIQQKLQEADQHKSTKKAEQKRKPEMKDENTQAAAVVQKVVTPAQEESASEYEEVIEEVTASESEADAEAADDPQEVPDEIGADDLGPPPSTPDHEWECEFCTFVNEPNIKICSICCKTPSKPPVQPTKAKKAEEKPQPPAEKSSNIKVASKPEAKQLQKPTTKSQQPSQKPVAASAKTTHATSTTSSKASPAVNSKSTSSIPVKTPSKSTLKTSSENESDNSLAKSLLHKESVENIWNTLDESIQAQAEQVLKKAQKVSTGCGGTPPRETAAVEMGTSPPPQSISTQTYDALPFNSKQEEIPTVVPDRFTTPEPNKMERRAHYRSNSQLQQENERYRSANDLRYHDGFGLDPYSAGLVTKRPNFINELRMLQLQVSSPFDMPHETTFGVKHEPARDPETEMHIILKELELYKFTVEELEAALKYCSPDTHPIQWLRENWHKLVQTVQSLSTKYGQERGENTIGTVSQNEAREALRNSGGNVWQAVADCIQQRQQKYRKLAAKGNFLREDIVNALTAHQGNVEQALVELNRTQLKPFLMRIWGSPNGVENESGVAIDTKSDIHDFLNTHALDCLQPPLAGQSPSPAQANPFDQPRTDDSPVKSTYATPSPYQMEDSTLKNLEILIGNMEQNQAKQNQEVLRSIETMLDTFKGKPDLEYETDPEIMRILTKSPISTLKPSGPAEDKSADDVKNFVWQHIQDIVPNLVQQVEQELMEKPEEVHPIEVEQPKEPQPQVEPEPEPTPSVDPDVYIMEEFIKPNLREASIREEVQPSFIYATEIANFKLEFDRGTERFHETEWESSDLTDAERIVYKCYMAPKEESKEKVEQVAVESSVHLIPAAKTQEDFSSEIPIESQKTESTEVTIPEAVTKKEAINAELGQPGKQEAPLITKDEIINDAVAQPANESDEQKSKEINVAEVPALSDDQPSTSREANRRGKRSHQSKKGRSREQSQKPTNRKKLPNNIDQKEIESKKAANETEAVTDLTAASSNIQSVVPTSVPETLTPHKILSERTDSKTLDVAVSNQSEVFENVPSTEIYNNVSETNLTQSAVEVLATEDLGNVKEVIEHTASPIEKTTSLPNSTIISEQSKKPEVPETPKEVSQTTEAIQNLQAESNNILESSPSEEQSESLKSQEVDVHETLTTISPPTTDITSIVENLDIAPSTSSISNEQKQSPKRISKIPVRTLSSSSLLNENRASNQTPTASDEIEREDTTIQDVPVRETASSPSPGEFTDNQKVIHVSEEDQSEIDANIVEEPAVQIVGLELKEHNPNATAIAGSPTESDEVFEDAPEFSSSDGTRPHDETASDAELYSLDSDEQRAETKSPEDEVVLLLDEESQLESSIAKSESNASLGSQSSDSETSKVVLKEFVPSGDPAKQNLSELVEDTQRLIKQMRDEISMDEFESTDEDEYSDEYSDEYDDGEEEEWYDSEGEEEGDFDGEEGNTYNEHASYIEEASTGDEGTEIEDIMEEDEDQADEDEPQHSQIPLDIEPVISPAQSVTPTNQETDTIAHTEVVSPTGASLEAELLNPPVASILPSQIIQEDIKVEALPIQSPPIIADSETRPAEQPVELVLEIPSEVVHPSVEPDGIEEPTALPITPAPPIADSESRPVEPPVETVLEEPKKVTPSMKGKTANSGTASKGPPTSSTSKTTKSTVSKIPKPTNEPTNKSNSTTQYKKVPLRSKSFSAPMGISSVKRIQEVYLQKQSTSIAASRVPLKSSPITKKSINDAISRFNSHQADGPSTSGAAAAAAAALLKPRSQPRIPKKKYHETCFSDDDYETSATEEEQEEPNLAEPQKAEQLKRKMSMPVFRAYPSVQEPVIEDPAILARKYVDQELVTNIAEAQIAATLVSMKFSEDVALWAARECSDLDQAIAMLQQECELCMNSYPMNQMVSMLKCLHKCCKQCAKSYFTVQITDRSINDCSCPFCKLPELSNEAQHEDEHLEYFSNLDIFLKSILDNDVHELFQRKLRDRSLLQDPNFKWCIQCSSGFFARPKQKRLICPDCGSVTCAQCRKPWERQHEGSSCEAYLEWKRENDPELQAQGVQEHLAQNGIDCPKCKFRYSLARGGCMHFTCTQCKFEFCYGCARPFMMGAKCTVSMYCAKLGLHAHHPRNCLFYLRDKIPMQLQFLLKEQKVKFDTEPMQIKDESSSSSKARAQARCPIPLQKETPQGLVDTVCNTEVPDKHAGMCRTHYVEYLAAKVAKAGIDPLPIFDLTDCVQELRRRGIALPERGPWDTDEIYKNMCSEVIKQHIPLKSA; via the exons ATGACGACCCACCAGTTGCTAAACAAGAATGTTCGCTCCATGCCCTCCTGGGTG ACGGAGGCGAATGACCGCATCGGGCCCAAACCACCGCCCACTCCACCAAACGGGGTGGCTGGCGGTCTGCCCAAGGCGCCCGCCCTGCCGCCCAAGGCGAAGAGTACGCCGGAACCGGACTACGAGATCATCGAGTTCTCCAGTCAGCAGTACTCCAACGAACCGATGAAGACCACAGTGATCAGAACCAAGACGCCAG ATAACAAACTAAAGTGCACCCTGTGTGGTTCCCAGAATCCATGGGTAACCTGTGCCGAGTGCGCGGGCCAGATCTTTTGCGCCTCCTGCGACGACATGTTCCACAAGCATCCCAAGCGCAAGCAGCACATGCGAAAG GCAGTGGAGCAGGGCATACCGCCGATTCCACCAAAGGCGCAGCCCGGTGGTGGGGCACCACCGCCAGTGGCACCACCACGACGCACCAAACGAGGCCTGTTGACACCGTTTCTGGGCCGCAAGGATCAG ATGCTGCCGCCGCCCTCGCCCACGCCCTCGCACAAGTCGCTGGGCGGCTGGCGGGGATCGCTCGGGGGCggggccacgcccccagtgCCACCAGTTGCCAACAGCAACCAGATGAACCAGATGAACAACCGACCACTGCCAGAACCACCGCGCAGCGAGGGCGGTGGATCTTCCAGGTCGGGCACGCCCAAGTCCGTGTTCGACGCCATCCAGCGACCGCCGTCGGtgcagctggagaagatcAAGAGCAAGGCCAGCGCCACCCTGGATCGCATGGCCATACTGCAGCAGCGCTATCGCCAGCAGAAGGCTCGCCAGGATCTGAGCGCCAACAGCGAACAG GCGGCCGGCGCCCAGCGGCGTCAGATGAGCACCTCGGTGTTCAACCTCAATTCAAATCCACGTCGTCCTCTGGCCGAAACCCAGAACGGTAGTGCCTGGCTCGCCAATCAGCGCATCCAGCAG GCCCAATCAATGGCGCAGCTAAACTGCGCTGGATGTCAGCAGAGCCAGCAGCAACCTGGCTGGCCACAGCATCCGCACCACCTACATGCTCAGCACCAGCATCCCGATCAGTGGTCACAGTTCGGCTCCCAACAGCAGTTTAACAACTCCAACCTGTCCCTCAACGTGGGACCGGGTTACATCTCGCAACAGCATCATCCGCACTATCCGCCACCGGTGTTCATGACCCAGCGCGGAATGATGCCCAACGTTTATCCCGGAGCACCCGGCTATCCCATGATGCATCCAG GCGTCATGGGAATGCCACCTTCAGCTGCGTCCAGAGCTGCATCCCGTTCCCGGTATGCTGCATCGCCAACACCCAGCCGCAAGTCGATGTCCTTGCGGCGCAAGCGCAATAGCTACGTGGATGACGAACTAACGGATGACGAGGACTCCGACCAGGATGACCGCAGATCCTTGGTGTCCAATCGCTCGGGCATGACCAGTGCCTCGCGCTCCCAGCACCACCAAAACCACCACCAGCCCCGCCAAAGGCGCCTGTCCAGTGCCTCCCAACTTATAGCCAGCGACGAACTGGATGGCGATCAGAGGCACGGAATGAGGCAGCACAAGATGCGGGATCGTCGGGGATCCATTGCCAAGTCCGTGCAGAGCGAGTGGCTGCCGGAGCGACGTGAAAATGAGGGAACCCTTACCAGAAACAAAACAGCAACGGACTCGGCCAGAACCAGTCGCATTTACTCCGACCTGGAGTCCGAGGGATCGGCTGCTCGGGCCCTGGTTCAAGCCAAGATCCAGCAGAAGCTTCAAGAAGCCGATCAGCACAAATCCACGAAGAAGGCTGAGCAGAAACGCAAGCCGGAGATGAAGGACGAGAATACACAGGCTGCGGCGGTGGTGCAAAAAGTGGTGACACCAGCCCAAGAGGAGAGTGCCTCGGAGTACGAGGAAGTGATCGAAGAGGTAACCGCCTCGGAGAGTGAGGCTGATGCTGAAGCCGCAGACGATCCCCAGGAAGTTCCTGACGAGATTGGGGCAGATGATCTCGGTCCACCACCTTCCACCCCTGACCACGAATGGGAGTGCGAATTCTGCACGTTCGTGAACGAGCCCAACATTAAGATCTGCTCCATATGCTGCAAGACGCCCTCCAAACCTCCAGTGCAGCCCACCAAGGCCAAAAAGGCTGAGGAAAAACCACAGCCGCCAGCTGAAAAGTCAAGTAATATCAAAGTGGCTTCCAAGCCGGAAGCCAAGCAATTGCAAAAGCCTACTACGAAAAGCCAACAACCCAGTCAGAAACCCGTTGCTGCGTCTGCGAAGACCACTCATGCCACCTCCACAACCAGCTCGAAAGCATCTCCTGCTGTAAACTCCAAGAGCACCTCCAGTATTCCCGTCAAGACGCCATCGAAATCCACGCTGAAAACTTCGTCGGAAAATGAATCCGATAACTCGCTGGCCAAGAGTCTGCTGCACAAAG AGTCCGTTGAAAACATTTGGAATACGCTGGATGAGAGCATTCAGGCGCAGGCGGAGCAGGTGCTCAAGAAGGCTCAAAAGGTCTCCACCGGCTGTGGTGGTACTCCTCCCCGTGAAACAGCGGCCGTGGAAATGGGTACCTCGCCGCCTCCCCAGAGCATTTCCACCCAGACCTACGACGCCCTGCCCTTCAACTCAAAGCAGGAGGAAATCCCCACCGTTGTTCCGGACCGCTTCACCACTCCAGAACCGAATAAGATGGAGCGACGAGCGCACTATCGCAGCAACtcccagctgcagcaggagaaTGAGCGATATCGGAGTGCCAATGACCTGCGGTATCACGATGGCTTTGGATTGGATCCCTACAGTGCCGGCCTGGTCACCAAGAGACCCAATTTCATAAACGAGCTCCGCATGCTGCAACTT CAAGTATCTTCACCTTTCGATATGCCCCATGAGACGACGTTCGGAGTCAAGCACGAACCTGCCAGAGatccggaaacggaaatgcacATCATACTGAAGGAACTGGAGCTGTACAAGTTCACGGTGGAGGAACTGGAAGCTGCGCTGAAGTACTGCTCCCCGGACACTCATCCCATTCAGTGGCTGCGCGAGAACTGGCACAAGCTGGTGCAGACCGTGCAGAGTTTGTCCACCAAGTACGGCCAGGAGAGGGGTGAGAACACGATCGGAACCGTGTCCCAGAACGAGGCTCGCGAGGCACTGCGCAACTCAGGGGGAAATGTGTGGCAGGCGGTGGCGGACTGCATCCAACAGAGGCAGCAGAAGTACAGGAAACTGGCGGCCAAGGGCAACTTCCTGCGTGAGGACATCGTGAACGCGCTGACCGCGCACCAAGGTAATGTGGAGCAGGCGCTGGTGGAGCTGAATCGCACGCAACTCAAGCCATTTCTAATGCGCATCTGGGGCTCGCCGAATGGCGTTGAGAATGAGAGTGGTGTGGCCATAGACACCAAGTCGG ATATCCATGACTTCTTGAACACACACGCTTTGGACTGCCTGCAGCCACCGTTGGCTGGGCAGAGTCCCAGTCCCGCCCAAGCCAATCCCTTCGACCAACCTCGCACGGACGACAGTCCTGTTAAATCCACCTATGCCACACCTAGTCCCTATCAGATGGAGGACAGCACGCTGAAGAACCTGGAGATACTCATCGGCAACATGGAACAGAACCAGGCCAAGCAGAACCAGGAGGTTCTACGATCCATAGAGACCATGCTGGACACATTCAAGGGCAAGCCGGATCTGGAGTACGAAACGGATCCGGAGATAATGCGTATCCTTACCAAGAGCCCCATTAGCACGTTGAAGCCATCTGGACCAGCAGAGGATAAGTCCGCCGATGATGTGAAGAACTTTGTATGGCAACACATTCAGGACATTGTGCCCAACCTGGTGCAGCAGGTCGAACAGGAGCTTATGGAGAAACCGGAAGAGGTACATCCCATTGAGGTAGAACAACCAAAGGAGCCTCAACCTCAAGTCGAGCCTGAACCGGAACCCACGCCTAGTGTCGATCCTGATGTCTACATCATGGAGGAGTTCATCAAGCCCAATTTAAGGGAAGCCAGCATCCGCGAAGAGGTTCAACCCAGTTTTATCTATGCCACCGAAATAGCCAACTTCAAGTTGGAGTTCGATCGTGGCACCGAGCGATTCCACGAGACCGAATGGGAAAGTAGCGATCTGACGGATGCAGAACGCATAGTATACAAATGCTATATGGCTCCCAAAGAAGAATCCAAGGAGAAGGTTGAACAGGTAGCTGTTGAAAGTTCAGTACATCTGATTCCAGCAGCCAAAACACAAGAAGATTTCTCTTCAGAAATACCTATCGAATCACAAAAGACTGAAAGTACAGAAGTTACAATACCAGAAGCAGTAACGAAAAAAGAGGCGATTAATGCGGAACTTGGCCAGCCGGGAAAACAAGAAGCACCTTTAATAACCAAAGATGAGATAATTAATGATGCAGTTGCACAGCCAGCAAATGAAAGTGatgaacaaaaatcaaaagaaattaatGTGGCAGAAGTACCAGCCCTTTCTGATGACCAGCCAAGCACAAGTAGAGAAGCCAACCGAAGAGGTAAGAGGTCCCACCAATCGAAGAAGGGTAGATCCCGCGagcaaagccaaaaaccaaccAATCGCAAAAAGCTACCGAATAATATCGATCAAAAAGAAATAGAGTCAAAAAAAGCAGCTAATGAAACAGAGGCGGTCACGGATTTGACTGCTGCTTCAAGTAATATTCAGTCAGTTGTACCTACATCTGTTCCTGAAACTCTAACACCCCATAAAATACTATCTGAAAGGACAGATAGCAAGACTTTGGACGTAGCTGTTTCAAACCAGAGTGAAGTTTTTGAAAACGTGCCTTCCacagaaatatataataatgtatCGGAAACTAACCTAACACAAAGTGCGGTAGAAGTTCTAGCAACTGAGGACTTGGGAAACGTGAAGGAAGTAATTGAACACACTGCAAGCCCCATTGAAAAAACTACATCCTTACCAAACAGTACGATTATTTCAGAACAATCTAAAAAGCCTGAAGTACCAGAAACACCTAAGGAAGTATCCCAAACAACAGAAGCAATTCAAAACCTTCAAGCAGAATCAAACAATATACTTGAAAGCTCTCCAAGCGAGGAACAATCAGAGTCTCTGAAATCACAGGAAGTTGATGTACATGAAACATTAACAACCATATCTCCACCAACCACTGACATAACTTCAATTGTAGAAAACCTCGACATAGCACCCAGTACCTCATCAATATCTAACGAACAAAAGCAAAGTCCCAAGCGTATTTCAAAGATACCCGTAAGAACCCTTAGCAGCAGCAGTCTTCTCAATGAAAATCGGGCTAGCAATCAGACTCCAACGGCCAGTGATGAGATCGAAAGGGAGGACACTACAATACAAGATGTACCCGTTAGGGAAACAGCAAGTTCTCCAAGCCCAGGAGAGTTTACCGACAACCAGAAGGTAATTCACGTGAGCGAAGAAGACCAGTCCGAAATTGATGCTAATATTGTCGAAGAACCTGCAGTCCAGATCGTAGGCCTAGAGTTGAAAGAACATAATCCGAATGCAACCGCTATAGCAGGCAGTCCCACAGAATCGGACGAAGTATTCGAAGATGCTCCTGAATTCAGCAGTAGCGATGGAACAAGGCCCCATGATGAAACCGCTTCCGATGCAGAACTGTATAGCCTGGATAGCGATGAGCAGCGGGCTGAAACCAAATCCCCAGAGGACGAAGTCGTCCTCTTGCTGGACGAGGAGTCCCAGCTAGAATCTTCGATAGCCAAATCCGAAAGCAACGCTAGCCTTGGTTCCCAATCAAGTGATTCGGAAACGTCCAAAGTTGTGCTCAAGGAATTTGTTCCCTCTGGAGATCCGGCCAAACAGAACCTCAGCGAACTGGTTGAGGACACTCAACGTTTGATCAAGCAGATGCGCGATGAGATCAGCATGGATGAGTTCGAGTCCACCGACGAGGATGAATACTCCGATGAATACTCGGACGAGTATGACGATGGAGAAGAAGAGGAGTGGTACGACAGCGAGGGAGAAGAGGAGGGAGACTTCGATGGCGAGGAGGGCAACACCTACAACGAGCACGCATCTTACATCGAGGAGGCCTCCACTGGTGACGAAGGCACCGAAATTGAGGACATAATGGAGGAAGATGAGGATCAGGCTGACGAGGATGAGCCACAGCACTCACAAATTCCACTTGACATTGAACCAGTCATATCGCCTGCTCAATCAGTCACGCCCACCAACCAAGAAACTGATACGATCGCACACACTGAGGTTGTTTCCCCCACAGGAGCGAGCCTGGAGGCAGAGTTGCTGAATCCCCCAGTGGCATCCATCTTGCCTTCACAGATTATTCAAGAGGATATCAAGGTGGAAGCTCTTCCCATTCAGTCCCCTCCCATCATAGCTGACTCGGAAACCCGACCTGCAGAGCAACCAGTAGAGCTTGTGCTAGAAATCCCCTCAGAAGTTGTGCATCCTTCCGTTGAACCTGATGGCATTGAAGAACCCACTGCCCTGCCCATTACACCTGCACCACCCATCGCTGATTCGGAATCGCGACCCGTGGAGCCGCCTGTCGAAACCGTACTGGAAGAACCCAAAAAGGTAACCCCGAGCATGAAAGGCAAGACTGCAAACAGCGGGACTGCCTCCAAAGGTCCCCCCACGTCAAGCACGTCTAAAACCACAAAGTCCACAGTCAGTAAGATCCCCAAACCCACCAATGAACCCACTAACAAATCGAATAGCACCACCCAATACAAGAAGGTTCCGCTGCGCTCCAAGTCCTTCTCGGCACCCATGGGCATTTCATCCGTGAAGCGAATCCAGGAGGTCTACCTGCAGAAACAGAGCACATCGATTGCGGCCAGTCGAGTGCCGCTCAAGAGCAGTCCCATTACCAAGAAGTCAATCAACGATGCCATCAGCAGGTTTAACTCCCACCAGGCCGATGGACCCAGCACCAGtggagcagcggcagcggctgcAGCGGCATTGTTGAAACCTCGATCCCAGCCCCGAATCCCCAAGAAGAAGTACCACGAGACCTGCTTCTCGGACGACGACTACGAGACCTCGGCCacggaggaggagcaggaggaacCCAACCTGGCCGAACCCCAGAAAGCCGAGCAGCTGAAGCGTAAGATGAGTATGCCCGTTTTTCGGGCATATCCTAGTGTTCAAGAGCCGGTTATCGAGGACCCAGCG ATCCTTGCCCGCAAGTATGTCGATCAGGAGCTGGTGACCAATATCGCTGAGGCCCAGATAGCCGCCACCTTGGTGAGCATGAAGTTCTCGGAGGACGTGGCCTTGTGGGCGGCCAGGGAGTGCTCGGATCTGGACCAGGCCATTGCCATGCTGCAGCAGGAGTGCGAGCTCTGCATGAACAGCTATCCCATGAATCAGATGGTGTCCATGCTGAAGTGTCTGCACAAGTGCTGCAAACAGTGTGCCAAGAGCTACTTTACAGTTCAG ATAACCGATCGCAGTATCAACGATTGCAGTTGCCCGTTCTGCAAACTGCCCGAACTGAGCAATGAGGCTCAGCATGAGGATGAGCACCTCGAGTACTTCTCCAACCTGGACATCTTCCTGAAGAGCATCCTGGACAACGACGTGCACGAACTCTTCCAGCGCAAATTGCGCGATCGATCGCTGCTGCAGGACCCCAACTTCAAGTGGTGCATCCAGTGCTCCTCCGGATTCTTCGCCCGGCCCAAGCAGAAGCGACTGATCTGTCCGGACTGTGGATCCGTGACGTGTGCCCAGTGCCGCAAACCCTGGGAGCGCCAGCACGAGGGCAGCAGCTGCGAGGCTTACCTGGAGTGGAAGCGCGAAAACGATCCCGAGCTGCAGGCGCAGGGTGTCCAGGAGCATTTGGCCCAGAACGGCATCGATTGTCCGAAGTGCAAGTTTCGCTACTCGCTGGCTAG GGGCGGATGCATGCATTTCACCTGCACGCAGTGCAAATTCGAGTTCTGCTACGGTTGTGCCCGACCCTTCATGATGGGCGCCAAGTGCACGGTGTCCATGTACTGTGCCAAGCTCGGTCTGCATGCCCATCATCCGCGCAACTGCCTGTTCTACCTGAGAGACAAGATCCCCATGCAGCTGCAGTTCCTGCTCAAGGAGCAGAAGGTCAAGTTCGATACGGAGCCCATGCAGATCAAGGACGAGTCCAGCAGTTCGTCCAAGGCTCGTGCCCAGGCCCGCTGTCCCATCCCGCTGCAAAAGGAGACGCCACAAGGACTTGTCGATACAGTGTGCAACACCGAAGTTCCCGACAAACATGCGGGCATGTGTCG CACACATTACGTTGAGTATTTGGCCGCCAAGGTGGCCAAGGCTGGCATCGATCCACTGCCCATCTTCGATTTGACGGACTGCGTCCAGGAGCTTCGCAGGCGAGGCATCGCTCTGCCGGAGAGAGGACCCTGGGACACCGATGAGATCTACAAGAACATGTGCTCCGAG GTAATCAAACAGCATATACCACTGAAATCGGCATGA